A window of the Synechococcus sp. LTW-R genome harbors these coding sequences:
- the rseP gene encoding RIP metalloprotease RseP: MGVLTALAILAGLIVVHEAGHFFAATWQGIRVSGFSVGFGPVLLEKQRRGVQFALRAIPLGGFVSFPDDDEDSTIPSDDPDLLSNRPLHQRALVIAAGVIANLLLAWAVLLAQGAFVGIPAGFSATPGVLVSGVQQGQAAAASGLKAGDRILAVDGRDLGGGQTAVSQLVELVKGAPDQTLRLRAERQGQALELKLTPADLSGIGRIGAQLQPSGSEAFRRPRSPIEVIKQANHDLALLTKRTVDGFVTLVTHFGETAGQVSGPVKIVEMGASLAKQGGSSLFLYTALISINLAVLNSLPLPMLDGGQFVLLLLEGLRRKPLPEKFQMAFMQSGFVLLVGLSVVLIVKDTSQLAAVQQLLGR, from the coding sequence ATGGGCGTCCTGACGGCTCTGGCGATCCTGGCCGGCCTGATCGTGGTGCATGAGGCCGGGCACTTCTTTGCGGCCACCTGGCAGGGCATCCGCGTCAGTGGGTTCTCGGTGGGCTTCGGCCCGGTGCTGCTCGAGAAGCAGCGGCGGGGGGTGCAGTTCGCCCTGCGGGCGATCCCCCTGGGGGGATTCGTCTCCTTCCCCGATGACGACGAGGACAGCACTATCCCGTCCGACGACCCGGACCTGCTCAGCAATCGCCCCCTGCACCAGCGAGCCCTGGTGATCGCCGCTGGCGTGATCGCCAACCTGCTGCTCGCTTGGGCCGTGCTCCTCGCCCAGGGCGCCTTCGTCGGCATCCCGGCCGGCTTCAGCGCCACCCCCGGCGTCCTCGTCTCCGGTGTTCAACAGGGCCAGGCGGCGGCGGCCTCCGGCCTCAAGGCGGGCGATCGGATCCTGGCGGTGGACGGCCGCGACCTCGGGGGCGGCCAAACCGCGGTCAGCCAACTGGTGGAGTTGGTGAAGGGCGCCCCGGATCAAACCCTGCGCCTGCGCGCCGAGCGCCAAGGCCAGGCCCTCGAGCTCAAGCTGACCCCGGCGGATCTGAGCGGCATCGGCCGCATCGGCGCCCAACTGCAACCGAGCGGCAGCGAGGCCTTCCGCCGGCCCCGCAGTCCGATCGAGGTGATCAAACAGGCCAACCACGACCTCGCCCTGCTGACCAAGCGGACGGTGGACGGCTTTGTGACCCTGGTGACCCACTTCGGTGAAACCGCGGGCCAGGTCTCCGGTCCGGTGAAGATCGTTGAGATGGGGGCCTCCCTGGCCAAGCAGGGCGGCAGCAGCCTCTTCCTCTACACCGCCTTGATCTCGATCAACCTGGCGGTGCTGAATTCCCTGCCCCTGCCGATGCTCGATGGCGGGCAGTTTGTCCTGCTGCTGCTGGAGGGTCTGCGCCGCAAACCCCTGCCCGAGAAGTTCCAGATGGCCTTCATGCAGTCGGGCTTTGTCCTGCTCGTGGGCCTCAGCGTCGTCCTGATCGTCAAGGACACCAGCCAGCTGGCGGCGGTCCAGCAGTTGCTGGGACGCTAA
- the rpsN gene encoding 30S ribosomal protein S14, with protein sequence MAKKSMIARDVKRQKLVDRYAAKRAALMAAFEAAGDPMERLEIHRKIQNLPRNSARVRLRNRCWATGKPRGVYRDFGLCRNQLRERAHKGELPGVVKSSW encoded by the coding sequence ATGGCGAAGAAGTCGATGATTGCGCGCGACGTCAAGCGCCAAAAGCTTGTTGATCGCTACGCCGCGAAGCGCGCAGCTCTGATGGCCGCCTTCGAAGCCGCTGGCGATCCGATGGAGCGCCTGGAGATCCACCGCAAGATCCAGAACCTGCCCCGCAACAGCGCCCGCGTGCGTCTGCGCAACCGTTGCTGGGCCACCGGCAAGCCCCGTGGTGTGTACCGCGATTTCGGCCTGTGCCGCAACCAGCTGCGGGAGCGCGCCCACAAAGGCGAACTGCCCGGCGTAGTCAAGTCCTCCTGGTGA
- a CDS encoding polyribonucleotide nucleotidyltransferase codes for MQGHTQSVSFDGREIRLTTGRFAPQAGGSVMVECGDTSVLVTATRSGGREGIDFLPLICDYEERLYAAGRIPGSFMRRESRPPERATLIARLIDRPMRPLFPSWLRDDLQVVATCMSLDERVPPDVLAVTGASLATLLAKIPFNGPMAAVRVGLLGDDFILNPSYREIERSELDLVVAGTPQGVIMVEAGANQLPEQDVIEAIDFGYEAVCELIKVQQTLLKELGIEQVIPEAQTVDATLPSFLEKECSKGIGGVLKQFSLTKAERDEQLDAIKAQAAEKISGLKDDDAVKVAVSSNGKALGNNYKALTKKLMRAQIVQDGKRVDGRNLDEVRPISAAAGVLPKRVHGSGLFQRGMTQVLSCATLGTPSDAQEMDDLNPSNEKTYLHHYNFPPYSVGETRPMRSPGRREIGHGALAERALIPVLPSKESFPYVLRVVSECLSSNGSTSMGSVCGSTLALMDAGVPLKAPVSGAAMGLIKEGSEVRILTDIQGIEDFLGDMDFKVAGTEKGITALQMDMKITGLEVKTVAEAINQARPARLHILEKMLAAIDKPRDVLSPHAPRLLSFRIDPELIGTVIGPGGRTIKGITERTNTKIDIEDGGIVTIASHDGAAAEEAQRIIEGLTRRVSEGEVFSGAVTRVIPIGAFVEILPGKEGMIHISQLSEARVEKVEDVVKVGDHVTVRVREIDNRGRINLTLRGVPQQDEPAQA; via the coding sequence GTGCAAGGTCACACTCAGTCGGTCTCCTTCGATGGTCGGGAGATCCGGCTGACCACAGGTCGGTTCGCCCCGCAAGCCGGGGGTTCCGTGATGGTCGAATGCGGAGATACCTCTGTTCTCGTCACTGCCACCCGCTCCGGCGGCCGTGAGGGCATCGATTTTCTCCCGCTGATTTGCGACTACGAGGAGCGCCTCTACGCCGCGGGTCGCATCCCCGGCAGCTTCATGCGCCGCGAGAGCCGTCCCCCTGAGCGCGCCACCCTGATCGCGCGCCTGATCGACCGCCCGATGCGCCCGCTGTTCCCCAGCTGGCTGCGGGATGACCTGCAGGTCGTTGCCACCTGCATGTCCCTGGATGAGCGGGTTCCGCCCGATGTCCTGGCGGTGACGGGCGCCTCCCTGGCAACCCTGCTGGCCAAGATCCCCTTCAACGGCCCCATGGCCGCCGTGCGGGTGGGCCTGCTGGGTGATGACTTCATCCTGAACCCCAGCTACCGCGAGATCGAGCGCTCCGAGCTGGATCTGGTGGTCGCCGGCACCCCCCAGGGAGTGATCATGGTGGAAGCGGGCGCCAACCAGCTGCCCGAGCAGGACGTCATCGAAGCGATCGACTTCGGCTACGAGGCCGTCTGCGAACTGATCAAGGTCCAGCAGACCCTGCTCAAGGAGCTCGGCATCGAGCAGGTGATCCCCGAGGCCCAGACCGTCGACGCCACCCTGCCCAGCTTCCTGGAGAAGGAGTGCAGCAAGGGCATCGGCGGTGTCCTCAAGCAGTTCAGCCTGACCAAGGCCGAGCGCGACGAGCAGCTCGATGCGATCAAGGCCCAGGCAGCTGAGAAGATCAGCGGCCTCAAGGACGACGACGCCGTGAAGGTGGCCGTCAGCAGCAACGGCAAGGCCCTGGGCAACAACTACAAGGCGCTCACCAAAAAGCTGATGCGCGCCCAGATCGTCCAGGACGGCAAGCGCGTGGACGGACGCAACCTCGACGAGGTGCGTCCGATCAGCGCCGCCGCCGGTGTGCTGCCCAAGCGCGTGCACGGGTCCGGTCTGTTCCAGCGCGGCATGACCCAGGTGCTCTCCTGCGCCACCCTCGGTACCCCGAGCGACGCCCAGGAGATGGACGACCTGAACCCGTCCAACGAGAAGACCTACCTCCACCACTACAACTTCCCCCCCTACTCCGTCGGCGAAACGCGCCCGATGCGCAGCCCCGGCCGCCGCGAAATCGGCCACGGTGCCCTGGCGGAGCGGGCTCTGATCCCCGTCCTGCCCAGCAAAGAGAGCTTCCCCTACGTGCTTCGCGTGGTGTCGGAATGCCTGAGCTCGAACGGCTCTACCTCGATGGGTTCGGTCTGCGGTAGCACCCTGGCCCTGATGGATGCCGGCGTGCCCCTGAAGGCCCCCGTGAGCGGCGCCGCCATGGGCCTGATCAAGGAGGGCTCCGAGGTGCGGATCCTGACCGACATCCAAGGCATCGAGGACTTCCTCGGCGACATGGACTTCAAGGTGGCCGGCACCGAGAAGGGCATCACGGCCCTTCAGATGGACATGAAGATCACCGGTCTCGAAGTGAAGACCGTGGCTGAGGCCATCAACCAGGCCCGCCCGGCCCGTCTGCACATCCTCGAGAAGATGCTCGCGGCGATCGACAAGCCCCGCGATGTCCTGAGCCCCCACGCCCCTCGCCTGCTCAGCTTCCGGATCGACCCCGAGCTGATCGGCACCGTGATCGGCCCCGGCGGCCGCACCATCAAGGGCATCACCGAGCGCACCAACACCAAGATCGACATCGAGGACGGCGGCATCGTCACGATCGCCAGCCACGACGGTGCAGCGGCTGAGGAAGCCCAGCGCATCATCGAAGGCCTCACCCGTCGCGTCTCTGAAGGCGAAGTCTTCAGCGGTGCCGTCACCCGCGTGATCCCCATCGGCGCCTTCGTCGAGATCCTGCCCGGCAAGGAAGGCATGATCCACATCTCCCAGCTCAGCGAAGCCCGCGTGGAGAAGGTGGAAGACGTCGTCAAGGTGGGTGACCACGTCACCGTGCGCGTCCGCGAGATCGACAACCGCGGTCGCATCAACCTCACCCTGCGGGGTGTTCCACAACAGGACGAGCCGGCCCAGGCCTGA
- a CDS encoding 3'(2'),5'-bisphosphate nucleotidase CysQ, whose protein sequence is MMPAAACFPPGIAEEQLLADLRRLCWGAADILLAYGRGEQPPYGFPKALSVDEGGEGPVSAADLAVNQWLLEGLAKAYPDAGWTLLSEETAKEQLTAGEPLDAEWLWILDPLDGTKDFLQGTGEYAVHLALVHRGEAVLGVVLQPLLEDLWFGLVPEGRAWRENRAGEQQPAQLSRRQALGEMVLVASRNHRDQRLEQLLEALALGDTKAIGSVGGKVATILRGETDVYISLSGKSAPKDWDMAAPEAVLKAAGGAFTHADGVPLRYNTGDVRQAGCLIASHGVSHQELCAKAAEAMGRIDPGFAV, encoded by the coding sequence ATGATGCCCGCCGCCGCTTGCTTCCCTCCTGGCATCGCGGAGGAGCAGCTCTTGGCGGATCTGCGCCGGCTCTGCTGGGGCGCCGCGGACATCCTGTTGGCCTACGGCCGCGGGGAGCAGCCCCCCTACGGCTTTCCCAAGGCCCTGAGCGTGGATGAAGGGGGCGAGGGCCCCGTCAGTGCAGCGGATCTGGCGGTGAACCAGTGGCTGCTTGAGGGGCTGGCCAAGGCCTATCCCGATGCCGGTTGGACCCTGCTCAGTGAGGAGACCGCCAAGGAGCAGCTCACCGCCGGGGAGCCCCTGGATGCCGAGTGGCTCTGGATCTTGGATCCCCTCGATGGCACCAAGGATTTTTTGCAGGGCACCGGCGAGTACGCCGTGCATCTCGCCCTCGTGCACCGCGGAGAGGCTGTCTTGGGGGTGGTGCTGCAACCGCTGCTTGAGGACCTCTGGTTTGGCCTGGTGCCCGAGGGCCGCGCCTGGCGCGAGAACCGCGCCGGTGAGCAGCAGCCCGCCCAGCTCAGCCGCCGCCAGGCCCTTGGTGAGATGGTCCTGGTGGCCAGCCGCAACCACCGGGACCAACGGCTCGAGCAGCTGCTGGAGGCCCTGGCCCTCGGCGACACCAAGGCGATCGGCAGCGTCGGCGGCAAGGTCGCCACGATCCTGCGCGGCGAGACCGACGTCTACATCTCCCTCTCGGGCAAGAGCGCTCCGAAGGACTGGGACATGGCGGCTCCCGAGGCCGTGCTCAAGGCGGCGGGTGGGGCCTTCACCCACGCTGACGGTGTACCCCTCCGCTACAACACCGGTGATGTGCGCCAGGCCGGCTGCCTGATCGCCAGCCACGGCGTCAGCCACCAGGAGCTCTGCGCGAAAGCGGCCGAGGCGATGGGCCGCATCGACCCGGGCTTCGCGGTTTAG
- the rsmI gene encoding 16S rRNA (cytidine(1402)-2'-O)-methyltransferase, which produces MQGAEPAAGVLYLVGTPIGNTGDLSPRAKTVLAGADRIACEDTRRSGLLLHNLGIKNRLVSFHEHNQATRIPELLEALENGEAIAVISDAGLPGISDPGEELVTAARQQGRTVICVPGPCAATTALVSSGLPCGRFCFEGFLPPKTTARRTRLLALAPEERTLVFYEAPHRLLTVLEDLLELLGDRPIAVTRELTKRHEEQVGPSVSVALAHFREHPPQGEFTLVLGGAEVSASERPSDADLREQLKALVEGGLSRNDAARQLARSTGIAKRELYALLHQDDDTP; this is translated from the coding sequence ATGCAGGGCGCTGAACCCGCTGCAGGCGTGCTCTATCTGGTGGGCACCCCGATCGGGAACACCGGGGACCTCTCCCCCAGGGCCAAAACCGTTCTGGCCGGGGCGGATCGCATTGCCTGCGAAGACACCCGCCGCAGCGGCCTCTTGCTGCACAACCTGGGCATCAAGAACCGGTTGGTGAGCTTCCACGAGCACAACCAGGCCACCCGCATCCCGGAATTACTGGAGGCCCTGGAAAACGGCGAAGCGATCGCGGTGATCAGCGACGCCGGCCTGCCGGGCATCTCAGACCCGGGGGAGGAGCTGGTGACGGCGGCCCGCCAGCAGGGGCGCACGGTGATCTGCGTGCCGGGCCCCTGTGCGGCGACGACAGCCCTGGTGAGCAGTGGGCTGCCCTGCGGCCGCTTCTGCTTTGAGGGCTTCCTGCCGCCGAAGACCACGGCCCGGCGAACCCGGCTGCTGGCCTTAGCCCCGGAGGAGCGCACCCTGGTCTTCTACGAGGCCCCCCACCGTCTGCTGACGGTGCTCGAAGACCTGCTGGAGCTGCTCGGGGATCGCCCCATCGCGGTGACCCGGGAACTGACCAAACGCCATGAAGAGCAGGTGGGCCCGAGCGTGTCGGTGGCCCTGGCGCACTTCCGCGAGCACCCACCCCAAGGGGAATTCACCCTGGTGCTCGGCGGAGCGGAGGTCAGCGCTAGCGAACGCCCCAGCGATGCCGACCTGCGCGAGCAGCTCAAGGCCCTCGTGGAGGGCGGCTTGAGCCGCAACGATGCCGCACGCCAACTGGCCCGGAGCACGGGCATCGCCAAACGTGAGCTCTACGCTTTGCTGCATCAAGACGACGACACCCCCTGA
- a CDS encoding helix-turn-helix domain-containing protein, translating to MPAPRLSESQKEELVARYRQGETAQALAASYGCSPNTVSRVLKAGIDPDELASLKKQSRSRSAAKPSEVEVETPASEPASAHVLDEANPSDDEADEDAGVLAIDDADDFGDDGDDETFDDGDDSAETTAFGAAAAAELIDPIPLLPGLLPSSVYMLVDKAVELQAKPLNEFPELGSLPETEQARQALMLFTNPRQAKRQCGRSQRVIKVPDSDVLQRRSSYLVAQGITRLVVEGGLLYSLPEA from the coding sequence ATGCCCGCTCCACGGCTGAGCGAAAGCCAAAAAGAGGAGCTGGTCGCTCGTTACCGCCAGGGCGAGACCGCCCAGGCCCTGGCGGCGAGCTATGGCTGCAGCCCGAACACGGTCAGCCGTGTGCTGAAGGCCGGGATCGATCCCGACGAACTCGCCTCGCTCAAAAAGCAATCCCGCAGTCGCTCCGCCGCCAAGCCGAGCGAGGTGGAGGTCGAGACCCCGGCTTCCGAGCCCGCCTCGGCCCACGTCCTGGATGAGGCCAACCCGTCAGACGACGAGGCGGACGAGGACGCCGGTGTTCTGGCGATCGATGACGCCGATGACTTCGGCGATGACGGCGACGACGAGACCTTCGACGACGGCGATGACAGCGCCGAGACGACCGCCTTCGGCGCGGCGGCAGCGGCTGAGCTGATCGATCCGATCCCCCTGCTCCCAGGCCTGCTGCCCAGCAGCGTCTACATGCTCGTGGACAAGGCCGTGGAGCTTCAGGCCAAGCCCCTGAATGAATTCCCGGAGCTCGGCTCCCTGCCGGAAACCGAGCAGGCCCGCCAGGCCCTGATGCTCTTCACGAACCCCCGTCAGGCCAAGCGCCAGTGCGGTCGCAGCCAGCGCGTGATCAAGGTGCCCGACAGCGACGTGCTGCAGCGCCGTTCTTCCTACCTGGTGGCCCAGGGCATCACCCGCCTGGTGGTGGAAGGCGGCCTGCTTTATTCCCTGCCGGAAGCCTGA
- a CDS encoding site-specific integrase: MRDRLRVVSAELPPRPDEPADAPTKRRAVTLKTAPGPANGTEALAEASAIFDSVIAGTWRWPDPDGLDADDAGRLSPKSLQALVDRLEAKVVNERVVPRTWKRTYVQYFRRLLEVAGSRAWQSDTDLLTETLRHWKPNSRSRQQAHDRFRTLFKEAGWGWPESVLEMRGNGKAAAPVAGVKGFTAAESLELRERIKRSKLGPESAVAWDLMAAFGIRPAELKGITLRKHGASLVAVVKRERTTLRGKEAYREVPAAPPEGWPADCFDLAARLEKHGLPPRWMNMPDPSDPMGQQLKRLHKRAAVNVEIDPDLTPYGHRHAFALRLATLGCSYRESADLMGHSPATHLLIYGQVLDTPKLIDKVLAAQA; encoded by the coding sequence ATGCGCGACCGCCTGCGGGTGGTGTCGGCCGAGCTACCACCAAGACCAGACGAACCCGCCGACGCTCCGACGAAGCGCCGGGCCGTCACCCTCAAAACAGCACCAGGCCCCGCCAACGGCACCGAGGCTCTCGCCGAAGCGAGCGCGATCTTCGATTCCGTCATAGCCGGCACGTGGAGGTGGCCAGACCCCGACGGCCTCGACGCTGATGACGCTGGCCGCCTGAGCCCCAAATCCCTACAAGCCCTCGTCGACCGACTTGAGGCAAAGGTGGTCAACGAGCGCGTCGTCCCACGAACCTGGAAACGGACCTACGTCCAGTACTTCCGACGCCTGCTGGAAGTCGCCGGAAGCAGAGCCTGGCAGTCAGACACGGACCTACTGACTGAGACGCTGCGCCACTGGAAGCCCAACAGCCGGTCGCGGCAGCAAGCTCACGACCGCTTTCGCACCCTATTTAAGGAAGCCGGCTGGGGATGGCCCGAGAGCGTCCTTGAGATGCGCGGCAACGGAAAGGCAGCCGCACCCGTAGCAGGGGTGAAGGGCTTCACCGCCGCCGAAAGCCTCGAACTACGAGAGCGGATTAAGCGGAGCAAGCTCGGCCCCGAGTCCGCAGTGGCGTGGGACCTCATGGCGGCCTTCGGGATCCGCCCAGCCGAACTAAAAGGAATAACCCTGCGAAAGCACGGCGCCTCTCTGGTTGCAGTGGTGAAGCGCGAGAGGACCACCCTGAGAGGGAAGGAGGCCTACAGGGAAGTTCCCGCCGCTCCCCCAGAAGGGTGGCCCGCCGACTGCTTTGACCTCGCGGCGCGACTCGAAAAACACGGTCTTCCACCGCGATGGATGAACATGCCCGACCCCAGCGATCCGATGGGGCAGCAACTGAAGCGCCTGCACAAGCGGGCCGCCGTCAACGTCGAGATCGACCCCGATCTCACTCCGTACGGGCACCGTCACGCCTTTGCACTTCGGCTGGCGACGCTTGGATGCAGCTACAGGGAAAGCGCGGACCTGATGGGACACAGCCCAGCGACCCACCTACTGATTTATGGCCAAGTGCTTGACACCCCGAAGCTGATCGACAAGGTCCTCGCAGCCCAGGCCTGA